A region of the Flavobacteriaceae bacterium MAR_2010_188 genome:
GGGTTAAGTAAAGATTACTGACTGCCTCGATAATAAATTTTTGTTAAATGGATTAAAATACTATCAAATACTATTCCTTTACGAACTTAATCGCATTTCGGTTGAAATTATTATGTAAATAGAGAAGGTAGGTTCCGCTCGAAAGTTCTTTAATGTCGTATGAAAAACTTTGATTTGAAGCTTCAAAAATAACTTTTCTATCTAATCTTTTAATCAACTTACCTTGAAGGTCATAAAGCTCTATCAACAGATTATCCGGACTTTCGAAATCAACTGTGAATTCCAGTTTCTCTTTAACTGGGTTTTGCGATAATTGAACATTCAGGGTTTTAGAATTTTCATTTTTGAATTCTTCAACCCCTAAAGATGAGTTTGTGTATTTATAGATTGACGTGCCCGAAGCATACACTAAACCTTCATTAAGAACAAAAACTCTATTTAAATTACCACCAATTCCAAGATTGGTCCAACTTTCTCCACCATTATTGGTTTCGAAAATTCCTGTGTTGTGGCCTCCCATCCAACCTTTTGTTTTCGACACAAATCCAACTGCTTGTATCTCATATTCGGGAGCATCTAGCTCAGTCCAAGTTGCACCTTCATTAAAGGTTTTTATCAATTTACCGGGATTGGGAGAAATTGAAAAAATCGATCCAAAAATCGTGTCCGGTGAATCTTTTAATACCTGTAGCTTCCATACATATTCCCCCGGAATTCCTGAATTATAAATCTCCGTCCAATTCGCACCTCCGTCGGTGGTTTTAAGTACACAGGCGCCACGATCATTAAATCCAGAGGTATAACCAATATTTTCATCTAGAAATTTAATTTCAACTAGGCCGTTAGCATAAGCAGACATGTCGATATAAGTCCAGTTCTCACCTTTATCGGTGGATTTTATAACAAACGCAGGCATAAAATATGCTCCGCAACCGTAAATTATATTTTCATCCACAGCATTTAGACCACATATTGCAACTGGATTTGGAGTTATAGAAACGAGGTTCCAAGTTATGCCGCCATCTAAGGTTTTGTAAAATTTATTGTTTAGAGTTCCTAAAAAACCGATTTGCTCATCTAGAAATTCAATTTTTCTAAAGTAAAGATTGCTTCCTAAATCAGTTTCATTAAGTTGTTCGGACCAGGTAATTCCACCATCAATTGTCTTATAAACCGCAGCAAAATTGCCGTTGGCAGCCCATCCGATATCTTTATTCAGAAAGAATACATCATCGTAACGATGTCCTGATTGATTAGCCGGAATAGAGGTGACTTGCCAGGTTTGAGAGAACGCCCAAGAAGAACTGAGAAATAGAAATAAAGCAGTAAAAATTTTCATATTGTAAATATAATTAACAAGATCTTCAAGCATTAGTTTCAATCTATATAAATAATTCAAATTAAAATTACAAATTGTAATTAATTTGGTCTATTTAGTTTCTATTGAGTATCTTTCAATTGATATTTGCCTTAAATATTAAACAAAAATTAAAATTATGTGTGGAATTGTATGTGCCTTTGATTTAAAACAGAAGTCGGATGATTTAAGACCACAGGTCTTATCCATGGCAAAGCAGATTAGACATAGAGGCCCAGATTGGAGTGGGATATTTCATAATGATAAAGCAATAATGGCTCACGAACGTTTAGCTATTGTAGACCCTGCCTCGGGGAAACAACCTTTGTTCAATGATGACAAGCAACTGGTATTGGCCGCGAACGGTGAGATTTACAATCATAGAGAACTAAGAAAACAATTTGCAGGCAAGTATAAGTTTAATACTGAATCTGACTGCGAAGTTATTTTGGCGCTATACAAAGAAAAAGGTCCAGGTTTTTTGGATGAAATGAACGGAATATTCGGTTTTGCAATTTACGATGTAGAAAAGGATGAATATTTTATCGCTAGAGATCATATGGGTATCATTCCACTTTATATCGGTTGGGACAAGAACGGGACTTTCTATGTGGCTTCAGAATTAAAAGCTTTGGAAGGCATCTGTACTAAAATTCAGCTATTTCCTCCTGGACATTATTTTACCAGTAAGGATGGTGAATTTGTGAAATGGTACAAGAGGGATTGGGAAGATTATGATGCGGTGAAAGACAATGAGACGAGCATTCCGAAAATAAAGAAGGCCCTAGAAGACGCGGTGCATAGACAACTAATGAGCGACGTTCCTTACGGTGTTCTTTTATCTGGCGGACTAGATTCTTCAGTTACATCGGCAATCGCTAAAAAATACGCACAAAAAAGGATTGAGTCAGATGACACAACCGACGCTTGGTGGCCACAGCTCCATTCATTCTCGGTAGGACTAGAAGGTTCTCCAGATTTAGCCGCCGCACGATTGGTTGCTGACCATATAGGTACGGTTCACCATGAAATAAAATTTACTATACAGGAAGGATTAGACGCAATTAGAGATGTTATTTACAATCTAGAAACCTATGATATTACCACAATCCGCGCATCTACGCCTATGTATTTAATGGCGAGGGTCATAAAATCGATGGGAATAAAAATGGTGCTATCAGGTGAAGGTGCGGATGAATTATTTGGAGGTTATCTATATTTTCACAAAGCTCCTAACGCCAGAGAATTTCACGAAGAAACCGTTAGGAAGTTGAGCAAATTACATATGTATGATTGTCTTAGGGCGAACAAAAGTCTAGCGGCATGGGGGATAGAAGGAAGAGTGCCGTTTTTAGACAAAGAATTTATGGATGTTGCGATGAGCATAAATCCTGATGATAAAATGATCAACGGTGAGAGAATGGAGAAATGGGTGATTAGAAAAGCTTTTGAAGATTATCTACCGCCTAGCGTGGCCTGGAGACAGAAAGAGCAATTTAGTGATGGAGTAGGGTATAGCTGGATTGATACCATAAAAGAAATGGTGAATACTGAAATTTCAGATGAGCAAATGGCAAGCGCTCGTTATAGATTTCCAATACAAACCCCACAAAACAAGGAAGAATATTATTATAGGTCCATCTTTGAAGGTCATTTCCCTAGCGATGCAGCTGCGTTAAGTGTTCCGCAAGAACCGAGTGTTGCGTGCAGTACCAAAATCGCGTTAGAGTGGGATGAAGCATTCAAAAACATGAATGATCCTAGCGGACGAGCGGTTTCTAAAGTGCATGCCGATGCATACGTAAAAGCATAGTTTTAAATTTTTAAGTTTTTTTTATTTAGGAAGCGACCGAAATTATCCGGTCGCTTTCTTTTTATCGTAGTTATGAAATG
Encoded here:
- a CDS encoding Por secretion system C-terminal sorting domain-containing protein; this encodes MLEDLVNYIYNMKIFTALFLFLSSSWAFSQTWQVTSIPANQSGHRYDDVFFLNKDIGWAANGNFAAVYKTIDGGITWSEQLNETDLGSNLYFRKIEFLDEQIGFLGTLNNKFYKTLDGGITWNLVSITPNPVAICGLNAVDENIIYGCGAYFMPAFVIKSTDKGENWTYIDMSAYANGLVEIKFLDENIGYTSGFNDRGACVLKTTDGGANWTEIYNSGIPGEYVWKLQVLKDSPDTIFGSIFSISPNPGKLIKTFNEGATWTELDAPEYEIQAVGFVSKTKGWMGGHNTGIFETNNGGESWTNLGIGGNLNRVFVLNEGLVYASGTSIYKYTNSSLGVEEFKNENSKTLNVQLSQNPVKEKLEFTVDFESPDNLLIELYDLQGKLIKRLDRKVIFEASNQSFSYDIKELSSGTYLLYLHNNFNRNAIKFVKE
- a CDS encoding asparagine synthase (glutamine-hydrolysing) codes for the protein MCGIVCAFDLKQKSDDLRPQVLSMAKQIRHRGPDWSGIFHNDKAIMAHERLAIVDPASGKQPLFNDDKQLVLAANGEIYNHRELRKQFAGKYKFNTESDCEVILALYKEKGPGFLDEMNGIFGFAIYDVEKDEYFIARDHMGIIPLYIGWDKNGTFYVASELKALEGICTKIQLFPPGHYFTSKDGEFVKWYKRDWEDYDAVKDNETSIPKIKKALEDAVHRQLMSDVPYGVLLSGGLDSSVTSAIAKKYAQKRIESDDTTDAWWPQLHSFSVGLEGSPDLAAARLVADHIGTVHHEIKFTIQEGLDAIRDVIYNLETYDITTIRASTPMYLMARVIKSMGIKMVLSGEGADELFGGYLYFHKAPNAREFHEETVRKLSKLHMYDCLRANKSLAAWGIEGRVPFLDKEFMDVAMSINPDDKMINGERMEKWVIRKAFEDYLPPSVAWRQKEQFSDGVGYSWIDTIKEMVNTEISDEQMASARYRFPIQTPQNKEEYYYRSIFEGHFPSDAAALSVPQEPSVACSTKIALEWDEAFKNMNDPSGRAVSKVHADAYVKA